A region from the Anaerolineae bacterium genome encodes:
- a CDS encoding ABC transporter permease: MSVFLATLASILSDSAPIVFAGLGETLNERAGVINLSVEGTMLLSAMTGFAVAYTTGSLVLGFAAAAAVGALVALIVAFGSITLKRDQVAIGFILTLMLGELSSFLGVPFVRVPGPAVQPLPIPVLKDLPILGPLLFNQDPVTYLSFSLILVMWWWFYKTQPGLKLRGVGERPEAAFARGVNVKLQRYLYTLIGGALIGLGGAAYSLHVKLGWSHRHTAGFGWIALAIVIFGGWDPLKVTLGAYLFGGLRALATTLQALVPGLPVQVFPLLPFPLMILTLILFNSEALDRVLSLLPPRWQRALMGILRSNPPAALGTHFEP; this comes from the coding sequence ATGTCGGTGTTTCTGGCTACGCTGGCTTCCATCCTTTCCGATTCGGCCCCTATTGTCTTCGCTGGGCTAGGGGAGACGCTAAACGAGCGGGCTGGCGTGATCAACCTCTCGGTGGAGGGGACCATGCTCCTTTCCGCTATGACCGGCTTCGCAGTGGCCTATACCACCGGAAGTCTAGTCTTAGGGTTTGCGGCCGCTGCAGCTGTAGGTGCCTTAGTGGCGCTCATCGTGGCGTTCGGGAGCATCACGTTAAAGCGCGATCAGGTAGCCATCGGGTTCATCCTGACGCTGATGCTGGGTGAACTGAGCTCGTTCCTAGGGGTGCCGTTCGTCCGTGTCCCCGGGCCGGCCGTGCAACCGTTGCCCATCCCGGTGCTGAAAGACCTTCCCATCCTTGGCCCGTTGCTCTTCAATCAGGACCCTGTGACGTATCTGAGTTTTTCGCTCATCCTCGTCATGTGGTGGTGGTTTTACAAAACCCAACCCGGGTTGAAGCTGCGCGGCGTGGGCGAGCGGCCGGAGGCAGCTTTTGCACGGGGGGTCAATGTGAAGTTGCAACGTTATCTTTACACCTTGATCGGTGGGGCGCTGATTGGCCTCGGCGGGGCGGCCTATTCCCTGCATGTCAAGTTAGGCTGGAGCCACCGCCATACGGCGGGGTTTGGCTGGATCGCGCTGGCGATCGTGATCTTCGGTGGATGGGACCCGCTCAAGGTCACGCTGGGTGCTTATCTGTTCGGGGGGCTGAGAGCCCTGGCGACCACGCTGCAGGCCCTTGTGCCTGGTCTGCCCGTGCAGGTATTCCCGCTTTTACCCTTCCCTTTGATGATCTTGACCCTGATCCTCTTCAACAGCGAGGCGTTGGATCGCGTCTTAAGCCTGTTGCCCCCGCGTTGGCAGCGCGCTCTCATGGGGATCTTGCGTAGCAATCCTCCAGCTGCGTTGGGCACTCACTTCGAGCCATAA
- a CDS encoding BMP family ABC transporter substrate-binding protein yields MMGRNRVLALLGLWVALSIALSACQPMATPAAPPPAEKAVETPTPTPVPAEAISPTPEKFVFGLILVGPKDDRGWSQAHWEAAQYVLEKLPNTELVWIDKVNSADRPGVTVEQIADDFAAKGAKVIFTTSAEFKDGTNNAAKAHPDIVFIHISGDAVLTGEAPPNVGNIMGRMEYGKMIAGCAAALTTATGKLGYLGPLIDAETRRLVNSTYLGARYCWEHYRQKDPKDLSFTVTWIGFWFNIPGVTLDPTQVANDFFNAGVDVVLSGIDTTEALVVAGQRAAAGERVFAVPYDYAGACAQAEEVCLGVPYFNWGPAYLKTVKAVQEGTWKQSWDWNGPDWQDLNNRDTSAVGWVDGKALTEENKALLRQFIAGLADGSIVLFKGPLNYQDGTVYLKDGEVATDRQIWYTEQLLEGIIGPSR; encoded by the coding sequence ATGATGGGTAGAAACCGTGTTCTAGCGCTGCTTGGGTTGTGGGTCGCGTTAAGCATAGCCCTGAGCGCATGTCAACCCATGGCGACACCGGCGGCTCCGCCACCTGCTGAGAAAGCCGTTGAGACGCCCACTCCGACACCCGTTCCTGCCGAGGCCATATCACCCACACCTGAGAAATTCGTCTTTGGCCTAATATTGGTTGGCCCGAAGGATGATCGCGGTTGGAGCCAGGCGCATTGGGAAGCTGCTCAGTACGTGCTGGAGAAATTGCCAAATACCGAGCTTGTCTGGATTGACAAGGTTAACTCGGCTGATCGCCCTGGCGTCACAGTGGAGCAGATCGCCGATGACTTCGCCGCCAAAGGGGCTAAGGTGATCTTCACCACTTCGGCTGAGTTCAAAGACGGCACAAACAACGCGGCGAAGGCACACCCTGATATCGTCTTCATCCATATCTCCGGCGACGCGGTGTTGACCGGCGAGGCACCGCCAAACGTGGGCAACATCATGGGACGAATGGAATATGGCAAGATGATCGCCGGCTGCGCAGCTGCTCTGACCACGGCAACCGGCAAGCTCGGCTACCTAGGCCCTCTGATTGATGCGGAGACGCGTCGGCTGGTCAATAGCACCTACCTCGGCGCTAGATACTGTTGGGAGCACTACCGCCAGAAAGATCCTAAGGACCTCAGCTTCACCGTCACTTGGATCGGCTTCTGGTTCAACATCCCCGGCGTCACCCTGGATCCGACTCAGGTGGCCAACGATTTCTTCAACGCCGGCGTAGATGTAGTGCTCTCCGGTATTGACACCACGGAAGCGCTGGTGGTGGCCGGTCAGCGGGCGGCCGCCGGCGAACGTGTCTTCGCTGTGCCTTATGACTATGCCGGCGCGTGCGCTCAGGCGGAGGAGGTATGCCTGGGCGTTCCCTACTTCAACTGGGGGCCGGCCTACCTGAAAACCGTAAAGGCCGTCCAAGAGGGAACTTGGAAGCAGTCATGGGATTGGAACGGCCCGGATTGGCAAGACCTCAACAACCGTGACACCAGCGCCGTGGGCTGGGTAGACGGTAAGGCGCTGACGGAGGAAAACAAGGCGCTGTTGCGTCAATTCATCGCCGGACTGGCCGATGGCAGCATCGTCCTCTTCAAAGGCCCGCTGAACTATCAAGACGGCACCGTCTACTTAAAGGACGGAGAGGTGGCTACGGATCGACAGATCTGGTATACGGAACAGCTGCTGGAGGGCATTATCGGCCCATCCAGGTGA
- a CDS encoding hybrid sensor histidine kinase/response regulator, whose product MWHRLLASPKADPHFVRSALEMLYATARTLILTTIGICSALLIAIWTKTPSRTDLITIPTLVLAIALSFLALWLLPRRFLLGQVVWQAMLGALLLLTIYLLQEPMLGFAFSLFPLLSVVTLGWPAALLTEAGVIALAWVLCQGWLAPPISMSYGLGIMAGGAVTGLLGWAATHALFTIAQWSLLSFQQAQRQMEEARSQRLELEQVKEDLLQANRELARLSDRLKAMYQVAEEARRAKEEFVANVSHELRTPLNMIIGFAEMITQAPQVYGEALPPALLADIAAIQRNSQHLARLVDDVLDLSQVEAGKMVLSKEWVSLREIVDAAATAVRALYDSKGLYLKIEMPADLPPIFCDGTRIRQVVLNLLSNAGRFTERGGVQVKAWSKGDCVVISVADTGPGIAPEKQAKLFEPFQQLDASIRRVHGGSGLGLSISKRFVEMHGGKMWLESQVGVGTTFYFSLPLQVSLPSTSVGAGDARRWFNPYQPYEERVRRSKAPPIELPPRFVILEQGEVLQRRLRHYLEGAEIAPVRSLEEARQELHRLPARALIVNALSLTEVQAPTHGLTDLPYGTPVITCWIPTEEEAARRLGVVRYLVKPISRSMLLAALEGLGEGVKSVLLVDDEPEVVRLFSRMIASAERPYRLLRANDGQRALDLLRIRRPDAMLLDLLLPGMDGFQVLREKSQDPSIRDIPVIVISSRDPIGQPIVSDTLAVTRGGGLSMRDLAACIEAVSQALAPSARSGDRARAETQLV is encoded by the coding sequence ATGTGGCATCGGTTGCTCGCCTCGCCTAAGGCGGATCCTCACTTCGTTCGCTCCGCGCTGGAGATGCTGTATGCCACTGCGCGCACCCTGATTCTGACCACCATTGGCATCTGCTCTGCCCTGCTGATCGCAATTTGGACCAAGACGCCGAGCCGGACGGATCTGATCACCATCCCCACGCTCGTCCTGGCCATCGCGCTCTCCTTCCTGGCCCTCTGGCTGCTCCCCAGGAGGTTTCTGCTCGGCCAGGTGGTCTGGCAGGCAATGTTAGGCGCCCTGCTCCTGCTGACCATCTACCTCCTTCAGGAGCCGATGTTAGGCTTCGCCTTCTCTTTATTCCCCTTGCTGTCCGTCGTCACGCTGGGCTGGCCGGCCGCTCTGCTGACTGAGGCCGGGGTGATCGCGCTTGCCTGGGTGCTTTGCCAGGGATGGCTGGCCCCTCCCATATCGATGTCTTACGGCCTGGGGATTATGGCCGGCGGGGCGGTGACAGGCTTGCTGGGCTGGGCGGCGACGCACGCGCTGTTCACCATCGCGCAGTGGTCCCTTCTCAGCTTTCAACAGGCCCAAAGGCAGATGGAAGAGGCGCGCAGCCAGCGACTGGAGCTGGAACAGGTCAAAGAGGACCTCCTCCAAGCCAACCGCGAGCTGGCCAGGCTTTCCGATCGGTTGAAGGCGATGTATCAAGTGGCGGAAGAGGCGCGCCGGGCTAAGGAGGAGTTCGTCGCCAACGTCAGCCACGAGCTGCGCACACCTCTCAACATGATCATCGGGTTCGCCGAGATGATCACGCAGGCCCCCCAAGTGTATGGCGAGGCGTTGCCGCCGGCTTTGTTGGCCGACATCGCGGCTATCCAGCGCAACAGCCAGCACCTAGCCCGCTTGGTGGACGATGTGCTGGACCTGAGCCAGGTGGAGGCCGGCAAGATGGTGCTCAGCAAGGAGTGGGTCTCCTTGCGTGAGATCGTAGATGCGGCCGCGACGGCCGTGCGCGCCCTGTACGATTCGAAGGGGCTATATCTGAAGATCGAGATGCCGGCGGATCTGCCTCCCATCTTCTGCGACGGCACGCGCATCCGCCAAGTGGTGCTGAACCTGCTGAGCAACGCCGGCCGCTTCACTGAGCGCGGCGGCGTCCAGGTGAAGGCCTGGAGCAAGGGCGATTGCGTCGTCATCAGCGTCGCCGACACCGGTCCCGGCATCGCCCCGGAGAAGCAGGCGAAGCTCTTCGAGCCCTTCCAACAGCTGGATGCCTCCATCCGACGGGTTCACGGGGGTAGCGGCCTGGGCTTGAGCATCAGCAAGCGCTTTGTGGAGATGCACGGGGGGAAGATGTGGCTGGAAAGCCAGGTGGGCGTAGGCACGACCTTTTACTTCAGCTTGCCCCTGCAGGTCTCTCTGCCTAGCACTTCGGTCGGCGCTGGCGACGCCCGACGCTGGTTCAATCCCTACCAGCCCTATGAAGAGCGCGTACGGCGCTCCAAGGCCCCGCCTATCGAGTTACCTCCTCGCTTTGTGATATTGGAACAAGGGGAGGTTTTGCAGCGACGGCTACGACATTACCTCGAGGGCGCAGAGATCGCGCCGGTGCGCAGCCTCGAAGAGGCCAGGCAAGAGCTCCATCGTCTGCCGGCCCGGGCGCTGATCGTCAACGCCCTATCCCTAACTGAGGTACAAGCCCCCACCCATGGGCTGACCGATCTCCCCTACGGGACGCCGGTCATCACTTGCTGGATCCCCACTGAGGAAGAAGCGGCCAGACGGCTGGGCGTGGTGCGCTATCTCGTAAAACCAATTAGCCGCAGCATGTTGCTGGCAGCGCTGGAGGGCCTGGGAGAAGGAGTGAAAAGCGTGCTGCTGGTGGACGATGAGCCGGAGGTCGTACGGCTTTTCTCGCGCATGATCGCCTCAGCGGAACGCCCTTACCGCTTGCTGCGCGCCAACGATGGACAGCGAGCCCTTGACCTACTGCGCATCCGCCGGCCTGATGCTATGCTCCTCGACCTACTTCTGCCGGGCATGGATGGCTTTCAGGTGCTTCGGGAAAAGAGCCAAGACCCGTCCATCCGGGATATCCCTGTGATCGTGATCTCGTCCAGAGATCCGATCGGACAGCCCATCGTGAGCGATACGCTGGCGGTGACCCGGGGCGGTGGGCTCTCTATGCGCGATCTCGCGGCTTGCATCGAGGCCGTCAGCCAGGCCCTGGCTCCGTCCGCCCGATCTGGCGATCGAGCGCGCGCAGAAACTCAGCTCGTGTGA
- a CDS encoding ABC transporter ATP-binding protein has product MRVELIDIHKRFGPVRANDGITLTIEGGIIQGLLGENGAGKSTLMKVLSGFIQADQGEIRLDGRPVRFTSPADALRQGIGMLHQDPLDFPPLRVLDNFLLGSGSGLWQRRRAARRDFVELCAQFGFDLDPEAYVFELTVGERQQLEILRLLWLGARVLILDEPTTGISAPQKAKLFATLRRLAAQGKTIIFVSHKLEEVEELCDRVAVLRHGRVAGEAMPPYVTERLVQMMFGQPLTVGARPRIDLGPPVLELEHVTLADHRLTVTDLSLKVHAGEVVGLAGLEGSGQHLLLQVCAGLLRPSAGRVRIGGVDLTHQPYRRFLEAGVAYMPADRLGEGLVAGLTIAEHLILACREKQPVVIDWKAAHRAAMERIGEFHIKGEPSSRVEALSGGNQQRMLLALLPPNLRLLVLEHPTRGLDAESTLYVWEKLLERRRQGTAIIFASADLDEILQYSDRVLVFFGGRVTEALHAAETNAEQLGYLIGGKQQ; this is encoded by the coding sequence ATGAGGGTTGAGCTGATAGACATCCATAAACGTTTTGGGCCGGTGCGTGCCAACGATGGCATCACCCTGACCATCGAAGGCGGGATAATTCAGGGCTTACTGGGCGAAAACGGTGCGGGCAAGAGCACGCTGATGAAAGTGCTCTCTGGCTTTATCCAGGCCGATCAGGGCGAGATACGGCTGGATGGCCGTCCGGTCCGTTTCACCTCACCGGCCGACGCGCTACGCCAGGGCATCGGCATGTTGCATCAGGATCCGCTGGACTTCCCTCCACTGCGCGTGCTCGACAACTTCCTGCTGGGAAGCGGCTCTGGCCTCTGGCAGCGCCGACGCGCCGCCCGCCGCGACTTCGTTGAGCTGTGCGCGCAGTTCGGCTTCGACCTCGATCCGGAGGCTTACGTCTTCGAGTTGACCGTAGGCGAGCGCCAGCAACTGGAAATTTTGCGCCTGCTATGGCTAGGTGCGCGCGTGTTGATCCTAGACGAACCTACTACCGGCATCTCGGCTCCCCAAAAGGCCAAGCTGTTCGCCACGCTGCGACGCTTGGCCGCGCAGGGCAAAACAATCATCTTCGTTTCGCACAAGCTGGAAGAGGTCGAAGAGCTGTGTGACCGCGTGGCCGTGCTGCGTCATGGGCGCGTAGCCGGCGAAGCGATGCCGCCTTATGTCACCGAAAGGCTTGTGCAGATGATGTTCGGACAGCCGCTGACGGTAGGAGCCCGCCCTCGGATAGATTTAGGCCCGCCAGTGTTAGAGCTCGAGCACGTAACGCTCGCCGATCACCGTCTAACCGTTACGGACCTCTCCCTGAAGGTGCACGCGGGTGAAGTCGTCGGATTGGCCGGCCTGGAGGGCTCTGGACAACATCTGCTGCTGCAGGTGTGCGCTGGGCTGCTTCGCCCGAGCGCCGGGCGAGTGCGCATCGGCGGGGTGGACCTGACGCATCAGCCGTATCGTCGCTTTCTGGAGGCCGGCGTCGCCTACATGCCAGCCGATCGCCTGGGCGAGGGGCTGGTCGCTGGCCTCACCATTGCAGAGCATCTGATCCTGGCATGTCGGGAGAAGCAACCTGTGGTGATTGACTGGAAGGCAGCGCACCGCGCAGCCATGGAGCGCATTGGTGAGTTTCACATTAAGGGAGAGCCCTCTTCGCGCGTGGAAGCGCTCTCGGGGGGGAATCAGCAGCGCATGTTGCTGGCACTGTTGCCGCCGAACTTGCGTTTGCTGGTCCTTGAACACCCGACGCGCGGCTTGGATGCGGAATCCACGCTGTACGTTTGGGAGAAGCTGCTGGAACGTCGCCGGCAGGGCACGGCCATCATCTTCGCCTCGGCAGATTTGGACGAAATCCTGCAATACAGCGATCGCGTCCTGGTCTTCTTTGGAGGGCGCGTTACAGAGGCTTTGCATGCTGCTGAGACAAATGCGGAACAGTTGGGATACCTTATTGGAGGTAAGCAGCAGTGA
- a CDS encoding adenylyltransferase/cytidyltransferase family protein, with protein MPLVTLSEAIQQREHWRQARQVVVLTNGCFDLLHVGHVEYLTRARALGDALIVGVNDDASVRRLKGPGRPLVPAVERATLVAALAAVDLVVIFEGDTAIELVQGLRPDIYAKGGDWGEPGGRRPPEWAAAQAVGAAVHYLPYLPGHSTTRLIQHILDQMGAGLAREPGGLSR; from the coding sequence GTGCCGTTGGTTACCCTGTCGGAGGCAATCCAACAACGAGAGCACTGGCGCCAGGCCAGGCAGGTGGTGGTGCTCACCAATGGATGTTTTGACCTGCTGCACGTGGGACATGTGGAGTATCTCACCCGGGCGCGAGCGTTAGGGGATGCGTTGATCGTCGGGGTGAACGACGACGCCAGCGTGCGCCGCTTGAAAGGACCAGGCCGTCCCCTCGTTCCCGCCGTTGAGCGCGCCACTTTGGTCGCTGCGCTGGCGGCGGTGGACCTAGTAGTTATCTTCGAGGGGGATACCGCCATCGAACTGGTACAGGGGCTGCGCCCTGACATCTACGCCAAAGGGGGCGATTGGGGGGAGCCTGGTGGCAGGCGGCCACCTGAGTGGGCGGCCGCCCAAGCGGTTGGGGCAGCGGTGCACTATCTGCCCTATCTGCCCGGTCATTCCACCACCCGACTGATTCAGCACATTCTCGATCAAATGGGCGCTGGTCTGGCCCGAGAGCCCGGAGGGCTTTCCCGGTGA
- a CDS encoding alpha-glucosidase/alpha-galactosidase, with protein MRATKITLIGAGSTSFGLSTLQDIFAYADALQGSTIVLADVNAESLDLMTRVAQGMNAEANAGLTFEGTTDLRAALDGAEFVIVSVAVDRIETWKKDWEIPLKYGVKHVLGENGGPGGLSHTLRSVRLMLEVADVIEEVAPDALVLNFTNPMSRVCLALKRATSLQCVGLCHQISAGYLIVGQVLGLIEKPRSWDEARAQVEMLQQRLDIKAAGLNHFTFIYDLRDNETGEDLYPEFKERLAMMPPDFEPLSRRLFEAFGLFPATGDGHAGEYVSFAWETSDLKGYDFDGWMRHGEEVKAKLRRAVMGEGSFREFLGRTSGERAIPIIDAVLHNKNQYEQALNIPNRGCIPGLPDWAIVEVPGVVSGAGINGLQVPELPPGITALLAQQVAIQDLAVEAAIHGDRQAALQALLLDPVVSSYEAAVKMLDELLTVHAPYLPQFRPWANRVAV; from the coding sequence ATGCGTGCCACGAAGATCACTCTGATCGGGGCCGGCAGCACCAGCTTCGGCCTCAGCACGTTGCAGGATATCTTCGCCTATGCGGACGCGCTGCAGGGTAGCACCATTGTCCTAGCTGACGTGAACGCTGAGAGCCTGGACCTGATGACGCGTGTGGCGCAGGGCATGAACGCCGAGGCCAACGCCGGCCTCACCTTTGAGGGGACTACCGATTTGCGCGCGGCCCTGGACGGCGCCGAGTTCGTGATTGTCTCGGTGGCAGTGGATCGGATCGAAACCTGGAAGAAGGACTGGGAGATCCCGCTCAAATACGGCGTGAAGCACGTGCTGGGCGAGAACGGCGGTCCTGGTGGGCTGAGCCATACCCTGCGCAGCGTGCGCCTGATGCTGGAAGTGGCCGACGTGATCGAAGAGGTGGCGCCGGACGCGCTGGTGCTCAACTTCACCAACCCGATGAGCCGAGTATGCCTGGCCCTGAAGCGGGCGACGTCGTTGCAGTGCGTCGGGCTGTGTCACCAGATCAGCGCCGGCTATCTGATCGTCGGCCAGGTGTTGGGGTTGATCGAAAAGCCCAGAAGCTGGGACGAGGCTCGCGCTCAAGTGGAGATGCTTCAGCAGAGGCTGGACATCAAGGCAGCCGGGCTCAACCATTTCACGTTCATCTACGATCTGCGAGACAATGAGACGGGCGAGGATTTGTACCCCGAGTTTAAGGAACGGCTAGCGATGATGCCGCCCGATTTTGAGCCGCTATCTCGACGTTTGTTCGAGGCGTTTGGGCTCTTCCCCGCCACAGGTGATGGACATGCCGGCGAGTACGTCTCCTTCGCCTGGGAGACGAGCGACCTGAAGGGATATGATTTCGACGGCTGGATGAGGCATGGTGAGGAGGTCAAAGCCAAGCTGCGACGGGCTGTGATGGGCGAGGGCTCCTTCCGCGAGTTTCTAGGTCGCACCTCTGGCGAGCGCGCCATCCCGATTATTGACGCCGTGTTGCACAACAAGAACCAATACGAGCAGGCGCTGAACATTCCCAATCGCGGGTGCATCCCAGGCTTGCCGGATTGGGCCATCGTCGAGGTGCCGGGCGTCGTCAGCGGCGCGGGGATCAACGGGCTGCAAGTACCTGAGCTGCCGCCAGGGATCACAGCGCTGTTGGCCCAGCAAGTGGCAATACAGGACCTGGCAGTAGAGGCAGCGATCCATGGCGATCGCCAGGCGGCTTTGCAGGCGCTGCTGCTCGACCCGGTGGTGTCCAGCTACGAAGCCGCAGTGAAAATGCTAGATGAGCTGCTGACCGTTCACGCGCCATATCTGCCGCAATTCCGGCCGTGGGCCAACCGGGTTGCAGTGTAG
- a CDS encoding ABC transporter permease has protein sequence MTEVWQNQIRRALLALAPIALALGFTGGILVLAGAPPLLTYEKLIMGSLGTAVKRADVLVIWVSLATCAAGLLVTFTAGQWNIGVEGQIVLGAIFATWAGRVLLEQPGAVAIPAMVGWGLVGGAFWGLLVGLLKIYGRVHEIFGGLGLNFVATALNIYLIFGPWKQRTGGTLSGTTIFPESLWLPTLPGLRLSILSIVIALVIVSAVSLSLRGTVWGLQLKAVGQNIRSAYILGLPTQRLMLSAFIVCGACAGLVGAYLVVGVHHRLVPSISSGYGFLSILIVLLSGFRALWTAPIALFFAAVNIGSTALQLDLQLDASLGGVLQSAIVLAVVLMQGVRERYLDARARPS, from the coding sequence GTGACTGAGGTATGGCAGAACCAGATCAGGCGAGCGCTCCTGGCCCTCGCGCCGATTGCGCTGGCGTTAGGTTTTACAGGGGGCATCCTCGTCTTGGCTGGAGCGCCGCCCCTGCTTACGTACGAGAAGCTGATCATGGGCTCCTTGGGCACGGCAGTCAAGCGCGCCGATGTGTTGGTCATCTGGGTCTCACTGGCCACCTGCGCGGCGGGACTGCTCGTCACCTTTACGGCCGGCCAATGGAATATTGGCGTCGAAGGGCAGATTGTGTTGGGCGCGATCTTCGCTACATGGGCTGGTCGCGTCCTACTGGAACAGCCGGGGGCCGTTGCGATCCCGGCGATGGTGGGATGGGGGCTGGTGGGCGGAGCGTTCTGGGGATTGCTAGTGGGCTTGCTCAAGATCTATGGCAGGGTGCACGAGATCTTCGGCGGCCTAGGGTTGAATTTCGTCGCCACGGCGCTCAACATCTATCTGATCTTCGGGCCTTGGAAGCAGAGGACCGGTGGCACGCTCAGCGGCACAACGATATTTCCGGAGTCGCTCTGGCTGCCGACATTGCCCGGCCTGCGCCTGAGCATCCTTTCGATCGTCATCGCGCTGGTGATCGTGAGCGCGGTGTCCTTGTCGCTGCGTGGAACGGTGTGGGGGCTTCAGCTTAAAGCGGTTGGGCAGAATATCCGCAGCGCCTACATCCTAGGGCTTCCAACGCAACGCCTGATGCTGAGCGCGTTCATTGTATGCGGTGCCTGTGCTGGGCTGGTGGGCGCGTATCTAGTTGTCGGCGTACACCATCGTCTGGTCCCCAGCATCTCCTCGGGATATGGGTTCCTGTCCATTCTCATCGTTTTGTTATCCGGATTTCGGGCGTTGTGGACGGCGCCCATCGCCCTGTTTTTCGCGGCGGTGAATATTGGCAGCACAGCATTGCAATTGGATCTTCAGTTGGATGCCTCGTTAGGAGGCGTGTTGCAGAGCGCGATCGTGTTGGCGGTGGTGCTGATGCAGGGGGTGCGCGAGAGGTACTTGGACGCGCGCGCGCGCCCCTCATGA
- the kduD gene encoding 2-dehydro-3-deoxy-D-gluconate 5-dehydrogenase KduD has protein sequence MLDRFRLDGKVAMVTGPGSGLGQAIALGLAEAGADIIGVYRESYQETQASVEALGRRFLPLQADLARTSPADLQELIEQAVRAMGRLDILVNNAGIIRRTPALEFSEADWDDVMQVNLKSAFFLSQAAARYFVSRTDVPVGHSRGKIINVASVLSFQGGILVPSYTASKSGLAGLTRLLANEWAALSINVNAIAPGYMVTRNTEPLRRDPQRYAAILARIPAGRWGEPDDLKGAAVFLASEASNYMHGAIVPVDGGWLAR, from the coding sequence ATCCTTGACAGGTTCCGATTAGACGGTAAGGTGGCCATGGTGACCGGCCCCGGCAGCGGGCTGGGACAAGCCATTGCGCTGGGGCTGGCCGAGGCCGGCGCCGATATCATCGGCGTATACCGGGAATCATATCAAGAGACCCAAGCGTCCGTCGAGGCGCTGGGGCGCCGCTTTTTACCCCTACAGGCCGACCTGGCGCGCACCAGCCCAGCCGATCTCCAGGAGCTGATAGAGCAGGCTGTCCGCGCTATGGGAAGACTGGACATCTTGGTCAATAACGCCGGAATCATCCGCCGCACGCCCGCGCTGGAGTTCTCTGAGGCTGACTGGGATGACGTGATGCAGGTCAACCTCAAATCGGCTTTTTTCCTTTCGCAGGCTGCCGCCCGCTACTTCGTATCCCGTACCGACGTCCCTGTAGGCCACAGCCGTGGCAAGATCATCAACGTGGCCTCTGTCCTCTCATTTCAAGGGGGCATTTTGGTCCCGTCCTATACGGCTAGCAAAAGCGGGCTGGCCGGGCTAACACGGCTGTTGGCGAACGAGTGGGCGGCGCTGAGCATCAACGTCAACGCCATCGCCCCCGGCTATATGGTCACCCGCAATACGGAGCCGCTACGCCGTGATCCGCAACGCTACGCCGCCATCCTTGCCCGCATCCCGGCTGGCCGTTGGGGAGAGCCAGATGACCTCAAGGGCGCAGCCGTGTTTCTGGCGTCGGAGGCATCCAACTACATGCACGGCGCGATCGTGCCTGTAGACGGCGGCTGGTTGGCGCGCTAA
- the lgt gene encoding prolipoprotein diacylglyceryl transferase has translation MFGFTPHPVILQIGPFTLRWYGLLIVIGAVLAAAAAARLARRWGYDPDYIWNALLWCLGFGVVGARLQFVITSALESPAMLDFYLNNPLNIIATWQGGLGIYGALIGGLLGLALYARRAGVRFWKLANFVFVGVPLGQAIGRWGNFFNQELYGAPTDLPWAVTIDPPHRLPGYEQFSTFHPTFLYESLWNLIGFVLLFWLVWRYGDQLLDGEVAGLYAVWYPAGRFLVEFVRLGSTYIGGLTPAQWASLLIVIIAAAITVYRRRERPSL, from the coding sequence ATGTTCGGCTTTACTCCACATCCCGTCATCTTGCAGATTGGGCCGTTTACACTTCGCTGGTACGGCCTGTTGATCGTCATCGGCGCTGTTTTAGCGGCTGCGGCAGCCGCTCGTCTGGCTCGGCGCTGGGGTTATGACCCCGACTATATCTGGAATGCCTTGCTCTGGTGCCTGGGCTTTGGCGTCGTGGGCGCACGGCTGCAGTTTGTGATCACCTCAGCCCTGGAAAGCCCTGCCATGCTCGATTTTTACCTGAACAATCCCCTCAATATCATCGCTACCTGGCAAGGGGGATTGGGCATCTACGGCGCGCTCATCGGCGGTCTTCTAGGGCTTGCACTTTACGCTCGCCGCGCCGGCGTGCGCTTTTGGAAGCTGGCAAACTTCGTCTTCGTCGGCGTCCCGCTGGGCCAGGCTATTGGCCGCTGGGGCAATTTCTTCAATCAGGAGCTTTACGGCGCGCCGACGGATTTGCCTTGGGCGGTTACCATTGATCCGCCTCATCGCTTGCCCGGGTACGAGCAGTTCTCAACCTTTCATCCGACGTTTCTGTACGAGTCGCTATGGAATCTGATCGGCTTCGTTCTTTTGTTCTGGTTGGTCTGGCGTTATGGCGATCAGTTGCTCGACGGGGAAGTGGCTGGGCTATATGCTGTTTGGTATCCGGCTGGTCGTTTCCTGGTCGAATTCGTCCGTTTAGGCTCCACTTACATCGGCGGGCTCACCCCAGCCCAGTGGGCCTCGTTGCTGATTGTGATCATCGCTGCCGCCATCACCGTGTATCGACGCCGAGAACGGCCCTCTCTCTAG